CCTTCCCTGTGTTCCTTAGCACTCTCGCAGCGTCAAGCCTCAAAATTCATAAAACAACATCGGAGAAAGTCAAGGTATGCCACGTACTCTGATGATCTGTGGGACCCCTAGGTGGCTCTCTGGTTGTTCCGTGGGTCGCCCTACCCTGCCTTGTCACCCTACCCCGCCTTGTTTACTTGTTACATCCATTCCATGAAGGACTGCAAAGGTGATGATAACATCTGCAAATTCCAACTGATTTTCCGTGTTTTCTGAGAATTGCTCGGGACTGTGCCTTTACCTGCCCTCTGAAACCTACGGAGTGCACAGCCCTGTTAGAATAGATGTGGGCAAGGAGACTGGCCCCTGCTGGTTTCTTTTTCAGCCTTCAAAAGGATTCCATCCAATTTCCTGTTGTTGCCTAGTAAGAATATTATTTGATAATTTTGTAAGCTTTTTCCTGGGTGGATGGAAGTCTCTTATAGAAAGGCTGTCACCATTGTTACCGTTCTCCTACGTGGTAGGAGAACCAGAGTTGGCACCCACTTCACAAAAGACGTGTACAAGAAATCTCAGAGTTCTACCAGGTTAAACATGATTATACAGACCTGATTATTCCTGAAGTACAAAggagtagaaaaagaaaacagtccttaaaaaaaattacactagTACAAATCTTAAATGACCAAAACCCTTCCGTGTGCCCAAATAAGCACGAGAATAACCCCCAGCAGATAAACTGGTTTGAACCCAAATGCGTTCCAAGTGCATGTTTGTAATAATATTGTGAGCAACTCAAAACCCATTATGAGTCGTCTGAAGTGTTATCATTTACAGGTGTGTGAAGCATTCCCAgaccctccaaccaactcagcGTCAGCTCCTTCTCTGACGGGGTCCTGAGTAAGGTCCTCCCAAGAAAGACTTCACTGGATCCACGCTCAAGAGGACTCTCCCAGCTTTTCCTGACCCCCCTACATCGCTGTAAAGTGCCAAGACCTTAACACTTGGGTACGTGTATCCCAGCGGCAGGACTGCCGGCGCCCACAAAGATACGTTGGACCCGTCAGCTCCTCTCTCTGACCAAGCAGACCTAATAGCTGACCGGCAAAGCAGCGTGGGCCAAGTGCCTCTGCCTGCGATCATCAGCTGATTAACGCACAAGAAAAAGTAACTAATTTAGCTGGGATTAGAAGGAGCTATTCTGAGATCTGTGCTCCTAGCAAGTGACTGATAACGTTAGAGGCTGGATCAGTCGCTGAGCTGAGAAACTGAGTGGCAATTGAGTGAAAAATAGACAACGAAGTCTTGAAGAATTGCACGGAGGTGCAAGCCAAATTTAACTCTCTCCAAGTAGTATTAGTCGGACTGAGAAATTGCTAAACCACACGTGTGATAGGACTGGTTGTTTGGGGGTCTTTGTCACTGTTTTCTCTTAGTGTTGTATTACTTTCTGTTACAACTGGAGCCCGAAATGTTCTCCGATAACTCCCATTGCCCTGACTGTGGACAACAGTGGTTCCCTAGTTTAGAACTGGGCCACTGGTTGTACCAAACTGAGCTTATTGAAAATGAATGTTACCAGGTATTCTTGGACCGTATTAACAGGGCTGATTATTGCCCTGAGTGTTATCCCGATAATCCTGCTAACAGAAGCCTGGTTCTTCCTTGGTCTTTCCCACTTGAGTGGGCTCCCCAGAATCTTACCAGGTGGACCTTTGAAAAAGCTTGCCACCCGTTTCTTCTGGGTCCTCCGCTGGTTAGAAAAAGGATACATGACTCTAGAATTGCTGGTTTTAACCCTGCATTACAATTGATTTTGACCAGAACAGACACGACCTTAAACAAGAAACTTGGCCAAAGCAAGTAACTTCTTAAACCAGTTAAAATCATGGCAAGTCTAGAGGATTTTGTACTAGTAACCcaaggaagatgaaaaaaattagtcCTTTTAAATCTGGTCCAGACGGTCACTACTTTGGGGAACTGCTTAAATCATTGGGTCTGTTACCATGGTCTACACCTATTTTGTTCAGCTTGAGTTTGATCAGTGTTGCAGCCAGACTGTTCATCTAGAACCAGATTGTTTCATGTTCCCTGTGTTTTGGAATTAGCTGACCCTTTCTAAAAAGCTCCACAGCCTAATCGCTGACATATGACAAGGTAGTTCTGGAGGAGATGCCTCTAATTATGTCCACCAGAACGATATTTCTAGTGATGACTTCTGTGGCAGAGCATCTTCATTGTAGCTGGATTTTAGATTATTTTGGTAAAAGAACTATGCGTTTTAGTAAGACACTACATTATTCTAAACCCTGCCTCTTATATATTAATCAgcaattttatgtgtgtgtgtatatatatataatttattcatatataacCATGTATTCATCATTGCCTCAGTTTGGCCTTAGTGTGACGTTGACATTATCGATACTTGGTCACTTAGAGTAAGTCACATTCTACCAGGCAGCACCTCACAgggacacacacagacatgcagaaACGCCACTATCTACACCGACTTGGCTCTGCATAAACAAAGTCTGTCCTGTCTTTGTGGTGACTGAGCTGCAAGTGTCCTACCCAGGAAACGGAAAAGTATCTGTAGGAGATAGGTAACTAAAGGAATTATTGAGCTTGGCTCCATATACATTAGGCGCAGTCTAAGGGAGGCATCTTTCTTAAAACTAAGACGGTCTTGCTAGACGTCAGCCATATTCTGGCCTTTACTTGTTTGTGAGAACCACAGAACCAGAGCTCGGGTTAAGAAACTTAGGAAGAAATGGTTGAAAACATCTCAGAGGCCACCGAGCAAGTTTAAAATTCCACTTAAGATGCTAGATAACCCAGTGCTTGTGTAGCAACTCAGCAATGTTCTCAAGGTCCCAGGTTCTTTCTGTTTACCCCTCTGGGATCCTTATCGCATTGACTTCTGTCCTCCTGGTATCTTCTGTGATTGGAATGTGGTATGTTGCCGCTTCAGGCATTTCAGTCCCAGAGGCTGGAATTAGGGAGCAAAAAGGATTCTCCTTTCAAGACCCTGTCTTATTTGGTaagaaaatctttcttaaaagcCCCTCACCAATTTCTTCATACATCTCATTAGAAGGTACTGGTCACAAAGGGGCCTGggaagccaggcagaggggaaaTGGGGCTGGCAGTGCCTGGATAAGGCCCACTATCTCCCCTAAGAAAATGAGTGTTCTTTTAGGGACGAAGAGGTGAGGAATGAATGGCCATTTCTGTGTAAGAGATCCTGCCTGCCACCTGTTGCGAAACCTGAGGTGATTTGTTAGTCTGTATAAAGAATGTACCCCGGAGACCCACCTGTATCTGTTTGCCCTATGTCTGTCCTGGTGCAAGTTCTCTCCTGCTATGTTGCTGAATAAACTGTGTGGACTGCTGAACCGAGTGAACACTAGTAGTTTATCACCAACCCTTGGTTAAGAACTCCTTCACTATCCTGAAGCTTGCTCTGAAAAGTGAGCACGTTCTTTGAGGTATTGCTTTTGAGGATGGTATGAAGTTTAACATGATTGTCCcctaaatattttcagatatatacTGAGAAACACTCCATATATGTTGAATTATAGTTAttagcaaaatagagaaaaagtcttttttatttcaacCAGGCTCTCCTTTTTGTACTAAAGATAAATTAAGTAGATTTATGCCATTGTTTTTCAAATCAGTACTTGGATGAGCTTATCAGAAATGGGGAGTTTCTTGACCTTACAGAAATTACACATCCTTGGGTTGCCCacagggcccaggaatctgcatttacAAACAGCGCCTTGGGAGACCTGTGTAGGTGCTCTGCGGGCTGTACTTGGAGCCATATGGCAGCAGCATAGGCATGGCGTTTCGTCACTGGTTTAAAAGCATGGGGATTGAGTGCTCATAAAGCTGCGAGGTGGTGACTGTCACTGTACCTTGCTGGTGACACAGATTCCCCATCAGACTGAGGGTCACTTGATATTTCAGGTTACAACTCAGTCACACTTTTTCTCATTAATTAAAATGATTGCACTAATGTAGCCCTTGTTACAAACAGTTCTAGTTCTCTAAGGTATGTATATGCCATGTGAGTatatacacaaaagaataaaaaaataattttaatattacattGAAAGGGGTACTTTGCCCTCAGATGTAATTACCACATACCTGCTATATGGTTTGCTCCCAGACACAACATGTGGGAGAGTTCATAAAATTGAGCAAGGGAGGAAATTTAGAAAGCTTTGCAGCTTTTCAGCGGCGGTCATTTCAGTTAAGACAACACTTGGTTTAAAATATTGTAGATTATTCTAGAATACTCAAGTTAATGAATAATGAGTTTTAAAGTATAAGAgtgttcttaaaattaatttttacggCAATGCTCTGGAGGGTTATCCACTCTTTTGGATTATGTGAGCCACATCACTCTGTGCCTCCATACTGTGGAGGAGCTGATACACCACTTACACATGATGGAGGACATTTACAAGATGACTTTCATAACTACTTCGTGATACTTTATGGCAGACCTGGGAGTGGAAGGTTAATGGAAACATGCTGAGGCAGACGGGGAAGAAAATGTCTCCTCAAGGGAAAGCtgtcctgggttgtgggtgaCTGTGGGAAGATTCATCTCTTAGTCATAGGAGAAGGAATCCCAGGCGAGCAGGCAAGCCCAGGCAAACAAAGCACTCTGTGGCACCTAAAGAGTACGTGGCCATCAGCACGTCGCAGGTATCCTCCGTAAAGCGAGATGAGTCATACCCCTTCCGGCTCTGCAGTCTCCCCTAGCAGCCCTTGGCTCTCTGTGGACTGTCGGGCATGCCACCCGAAAACAGCTTGCTGTAGGGGAACCACGGTGGCCCTGCAGCCCACTGACCTTCGAGTGCTGACTGTTGAAGGACCGTGGGCGAGTTAACCTCTGTATCCACTTTCTTCATCCGGAAGAGAGAAGGCATCATCACAGCCCATGTGTCATAAGATATTTGTGAAGAGGAACTGAGTTAATACATACAGTGCTTTGAAGGCGCTCAATAAACGTTAGCAGTTATTGTCATTGTGTACGTTTTATGGGGGTTGTTTCCACAGCAGGATTGTAAGTTGTTTGAGGGCCAAGGTAATCTGCAGCTTTTTAGCTCTAGAGCCTAAAATGGCatcattcattaaaataaacttttaaagcCAGAAGACAAGACATGCTTGTTGGATCCTGACTGCCACACATGTGTCCTGATGGCATTTATGTCTAAACTACCATCCTGGATGGACCGATTCTCGCATGTTCTTCTCAGCTGCTGAACTTCttatttccctctcctttttaaaagaaatatttgcatcTCAGTGTTGCGGGTACCAGTGCGTCCTGATACCtgcctcttccctcttctccaggTCCTCTCCAgctctccatcccctcccctcctgctgcctACTCCCCCTGGCCAGGAtggagcagaggctggggaggTCCTGCCATTTCCCagcagcttttcttttcctgtctccccACGGCTGGCTGTAACAAAATGTAGGGGGGACTGTGGTTGGATGGTGACTCAGGAATGTAAGTTCATTGCGTTTGGGCTCCTAGAGTGACCACTGCAGGCCTTTTCTATCAATTCTTTTCCCCTCAGAAgccaatatattttatttcaattactcatttaaaaaaataactataccCAACATATagaaaaaggcataaaataaCATTCACCTATGTACCCAGGTCACGagaacattttgccacatttatcCGTTCTTTCTTTTAAGATGCTTTATAGATGTAGTTGAATCCCATCCTTGAAGCAAGCACTAAGTGGAAGTTTATGTCATCCTTTCTATTCATGTttaatcttatatatatattaaactgTACAGGGCAATAAAGAGAATTGGGTACTTTCAAGTTTTTATtcataacatttttatatgtataacAATATGTAATACGCATCAGTTTGTAGAGCACCCTTACAACATGTAGGGTGGAGCCCACTAGACTTGCTTGAATCCCTGCAGTACAAAGGCCAGTCAGTCAGTGCCCCCGACAGTGAACACCTGCCAGGTTGTTGCAACAGCACCATTGGTCCGAGGAGATGGAGCACGAACCGTAGCCGCATCTACAGAGGAAGCAGTGAGGCAAATTTGCTTAGCTCTTTAGGGCAGTCCCGGGATATTGAAACCTCACGGCTCTAACCTGTCTCAGGCCCTCCTGGAGACAGTCAAAGCAAAATGATAAGTGTTCAGAGTCACCGGGAAGTGGAGATGACTGACAGTGGAAAATGAATCGTCACCTCCACATACTGGAAACCAACATTTCACCATTGACCGTGAAAGGGTTTCCCTAAACATAAGTGTTTTTCTGCCACGAGAAGCACACAGGGTCTTCATCAGTTCATTTTTACAAAAGATGCCTTCCAAGGTGTCTGTTGATGGATGTAGTATAGAGTGGTTTTTCCTACCACAGCAGAAAGTCTCTGACATCCCCATTTCCATTAGGACGAGGCTCCTCGCTTCCATTACGCAGCTCGGAGGTTCTAAATGCGCACGCTTCCTGGTATGGATTGGACATGTTCAAAAGATTGACGTGTTTCAGGAGTAGTGGCCTCCAGATCTCCCAGATACCACAGCATGACACGTGACATGTTACAAAGGGCCTGAATGCAAGGAGATACAGGAATGGCCTGTGCCTTGAGGCGAGGGAGGTGTTATCTCAAGCATTTGCAAGATTATAGGAATACCTGTGGCAGTTCCTTTGCAGATTGTTTttctaagtacattttattgattatgctattacagttgtcccatgtttttctcccctgtatccccctctgcccagtaccctcattccctccaacattcctccccacttagttcatgtccacttagttcatgtccgtgggtcgtacatatgagttctttggcttctccctatACTATTTGTACCCTCCCCCCCATCTATCTTGTACGTACCAGTTAtactccttattccctgtaccttttcccccgttctgccccttccctctccctgctgatagccctccatgtgatctccatttctgtgattctgtttttgttctagttgttcgTTTAGGTTTTTTTAGgttgttgttgatagttgaatttgttgtcattttactgttgacagttttgatctttttcttggataagtccctttaacatttcatataataagggtttggtgatgatgaactcctttaacttgaccttatctgggaagcactttatcttcccttccattttaaatgagagttttgctctTGGatgcagatccttgcttttcatgactttgaatacttctttccagtcccttcttgcctgcaagttttcttttagagaaatcagatgatagtcttatgaaaactcctttgtaggtaactgccttgctgcttttaagattctctatccttaatctttattgttttaattctgatgtgttttGGTATGgctctctttgggtccaatttgtttgggactctaaacttcttggacttgtatCTGTTTCCTTCGCCAGAATAGGAAAgttttctcttgttattttttcaaataagttttcaatttcttgctcttcctcttctcctggcacccctatgattgggatgttggtacatttaaagttgtcccagaggttcctaagcttccccttgatttttgaattcctgtttcttcattttgttccagttcaatgtttatttcttccttttgtcccaagttgttgatttgagtcccagtttccttcccttcactgttggttccctgaatatttttctttatttcactttgtatagccttcacttcttcctttattttgcagtcatagtcatttctctgagcatcctgattaccagtgctttgaacgctgcatctgataggttggctatctcctcatcacttagtaatttttccagaattttgatctgttcttttatttggaccaaatttctttgtcttggctcacctgttatgttgtaaggggcagagtcttaggtactcactagggcagggcaacccacctcACCAcgttgtggcgctgtatgtgggggaggggtcagagaaggaacagtgctgcttgcatggctcttgccctgctttcagtcacttccctacTTCCCACAAGGAAATGGGGCCCTTTCAGGTGCTTccttggtgctgattcctgggtgggtgggcttatgtacattctaggaccctataggaccctccaacagactctcctgagagactgacagtttctcccaccatggcaaccctccacaggtttttatagccagaggttttgatgcCTTATTTTCCTGGCGCTGGAACCCTTGGTTGTGCCACTTGTCTGGCCCCCTAGTTGctcctcccagtttttatctgcacgtgaatgttggacttcccagtccaccagccaccgccttgctttgtttctctccccctggcttcccatctctgcccttcctaccagtctggatgaatatttcttctttagctccttggctgtcggacttccatacagttagattttctagcagttctggttgtttcttgtttttaaattggttgttatccttttggttgtgcgaggaggtaaaGCATATCTATCTAGACCTCCAACTTGGCCAGAAGCCTGCAGATTATTTATTGGCTGCAACCTATAGTAATACATTTTGTTGccaattaatatattttga
This portion of the Phyllostomus discolor isolate MPI-MPIP mPhyDis1 chromosome 14, mPhyDis1.pri.v3, whole genome shotgun sequence genome encodes:
- the LOC114511991 gene encoding torsin-1A-interacting protein 2, translating into MFSDNSHCPDCGQQWFPSLELGHWLYQTELIENECYQVFLDRINRADYCPECYPDNPANRSLVLPWSFPLEWAPQNLTRWTFEKACHPFLLGPPLVRKRIHDSRIAGFNPALQLILTRTDTTLNKKLGQSK